A genome region from Acidobacteriota bacterium includes the following:
- a CDS encoding NADH-quinone oxidoreductase subunit I → MARHRRPRRRGGLFGRRRDVKVPRRELNLLERLYIPEILRGLRTTIRHAVRPSDRVTRQYPEEPTPLPPRYRGIPALVTDEDGRIKCVACQLCEFVCPPEAIKIVPGEFSDSNVEKYPARFDLNMLRCIYCGLCEEACPEQAIFMSDVATFVVSSREEAVLPKERLLELGGARPDPIHKWAAK, encoded by the coding sequence ATCGCCCGCCACCGCCGCCCGCGCCGCAGGGGCGGCCTTTTCGGAAGGAGGCGGGACGTGAAGGTGCCGCGGCGCGAGCTGAACCTCCTGGAACGACTGTACATCCCCGAGATCCTGCGCGGCCTGCGGACGACGATCCGCCACGCGGTCCGGCCGAGCGATCGCGTCACCCGCCAGTACCCGGAGGAGCCGACGCCGCTGCCTCCGCGCTACCGCGGCATCCCCGCGCTGGTGACCGACGAGGACGGCCGGATCAAGTGCGTGGCCTGCCAGCTGTGCGAGTTCGTGTGCCCGCCGGAGGCGATCAAGATCGTCCCGGGAGAGTTCTCGGACAGCAACGTCGAGAAATACCCGGCGCGGTTCGATCTCAACATGCTGCGGTGCATCTACTGCGGCCTGTGCGAGGAAGCCTGCCCGGAACAGGCGATCTTCATGAGCGATGTGGCGACCTTCGTCGTCTCCTCGCGAGAGGAGGCGGTCCTCCCGAAAGAACGCCTGCTCGAGCTTGGCGGCGCGCGTCCCGACCCGATCCACAAGTGGGCGGCCAAGTGA